One genomic window of Limanda limanda chromosome 16, fLimLim1.1, whole genome shotgun sequence includes the following:
- the LOC133021243 gene encoding protein FAM237A-like — protein MVPVLLNAPLAAVFILSCMCAVPLRGQKPGQVDPLATPRSSPQCWDSSSALLLEMRSPRIADTVPAFWDLMVVLRTSDNSKHTDLFWDLARVFWDMYVDCVLSKSHGLGRRHVTSVHSLITDKSFRFNSSGTNSRSWLSVRVRRRGQMKTLMTKPKSKKHYNK, from the exons ATGGTCCCTGTGCTCCTGAACGCACCGCTGGCAGCAGTGTTCATACTGAGCTGCATGTGTGCCGTGCCGCTCCGGGGCCAGAAGCCGGGCCAGGTGGACCCCCTGGCGACCCCGCGCTCCAGCCCGCAGTGCTGGGACTCCTCCTCGGCGCTGCTGCTGGAGATGCGCTCCCCGAGGATCGCAGACACGGTGCCCGCCTTCTGGGACCTGATGGTGGTCCTCAGGACGTCAGACAACAGCAAGCACACGGATCTCTTCTGGGACCTGGCCCGGGTCTTCTGGGACATGTACGTGGACTGTGTGCTGTCCAAGAGCCACGGCCTGGGCCGGAGACACGTCACCTCCGTACACTCCCTCATCACTGACa AGTCCTTCAGGTTCAACAGCTCCGGCACGAACTCTCGGTCGTGGCTCAGCGTCCGAGTGAGACGCAGAGGACAGATGAAGACCCTGATGACCAAACccaaatcaaaaaaacattacaacaaATAA
- the casp10 gene encoding caspase-8: MDFQGLLFKVGQALSTDNVKALAFLCTDILNRNTESVKSANDLFNRLVEQDDLSHEQPYLLTELLRTIQRNDLVRKFNLNDGEPTTISLISPYRKLLYKLSEELTEEDSNNVKFLLNDELPRKKLEENASLLEVFLRMEQMDILGEDNLNKLENIIQPVCPRLKVQINQFKESSFTTLGLSTEASSSAGSLCSDAYGLDSQGNRTFPEVHHQTSTKSRALGNYPMTQEKRGICVIINNFIFKSSKLKDREGTKVDEQCLSDVFKWLGFDVEVHPDCTSEEMLSVMGELGKRDHRQMDCVVCCVLSHGKEGMVYGVDSHSVDIKDLKEPLNALRCPTLAEKPKLFFIGACQGQREQNAVYIEADGPGSSLVCSDAPKESIPAEADFLMSMATVPSFVSFRDRKRGTWFIQSLCKNLVELVPGGLDLLSILTKVNDDVSLQTKHEGAKKQMPQQATTLRKKVVFPVPETPLPRLPSL; the protein is encoded by the exons ATGGATTTCCAGGGGCTGCTGTTTAAAGTGGGGCAGGCCCTGAGTACAGACAATGTAAAAGCTCTAGCATTTCTTTGCACCGACATCCTGAACCGAAACACGGAATCTGTGAAGTCAGCCAATGACCTCTTCAATCGTCTGGTGGAACAAGACGATCTCTCGCATGAGCAACCATACCTGCTGACTGAGCTTCTACGAACCATACAACGCAACGACCTAGTCAGAAAATTCAATCTCAACGACGGAGAACCTACAACCATTAGCCTCATCTCTCCCTACAG GAAGCTCCTCTACAAACTGTCTGAGGAGTTGACTGAGGAGGACTCGAATAATGTGAAGTTCTTGTTGAACGATGAGCTCCCAAGAAAAAAACTGGAGGAAAATGCT TCTTTGCTGGAAGTCTTCCTGAGGATGGAGCAGATGGACATCCTGGGGGAAGATAACTTAAACAAACTGGAGAATATAATTCAACCCGTCTGTCCCAGGCTGAAGGTACAGATCAACCAGTTCAAGG AATCCTCTTTTACGACTTTAGGTTTAAGCACTGAAGCAAGCAGCAGTGCCGGCTCTT TGTGCAGTGATGCTTACGGTTTGGATTCTCAAGGAAACAGGACCTTCCCTGAAGTACATCATCAGACATCTACAAAGAGTAGG GCTTTGGGGAACTATCCCATGACTCAGGAAAAGAGAGGTATCTGCGTGATTATCAACAACTTCATCTTCAAATCGTCCAAGCTCAAGGATCGTGAGGGCACCAAGGTTGATGAAC AGTGTCTGAGCGATGTGTTTAAGTGGCTGGGCTTTGACGTTGAGGTACATCCAGACTGCACGAGTGAGGAGATGCTGTCTGTGATGGGGGAGCTCGGCAAGAGAGACCACAGGCAAATGGACTGCGTGGTGTGCTGTGTTCTCAGCCACGGCAAGGAGGGAATGGTTTACGGTGTTGACAGTCACTCTGTCGACATCAAGGATCTGAAGGAGCCTTTGAATGCACTTCGCTGCCCAACTTTAGCAGAAAAACCCAAACTGTTCTTCATCGGGGCTTGCCAGGGCCAAAGGGAGCAGAATGCTGTGTACATCGAGGCCGATGGCCCCGGATCAAGTCTTGTTTGCAGTGATGCTCCTAAAGAGTCCATCCCAGCAGAGGCTGATTTCCTGATGTCGATGGCCACTGTTCCTTCCTTTGTCTCCTTCAGAGATAGGAAGCGGGGCACCTGGTTTATTCAGTCATTGTGCAAAAACCTCGTCGAGTTGGTGCCAgg GGGCTTGGACCTCTTGTCCATCCTGACCAAAGTGAATGATGATGTGAGCCTCCAGACCAAACACGAAGGTGCAAAAAAGCAAATGCCTCAGCAAGCCACCACGCTCAGGAAGAAGGTGGTCTTCCCGGTGCCTGAGACCCCCTTGCCCAGATTGCCTTCTCTTTGA
- the prkra gene encoding interferon-inducible double-stranded RNA-dependent protein kinase activator A homolog, whose product MSQEGFQSDAVKTTEDSGLNPVETQRSIPGKTPIQILHEYGTKTGSLPVYAMDKAEGEAHQPSFVFSVKIGDVSGTGQGSSKKSAKHQAAEAALSILQKDNAAVIISAKSEINGVAAETPNPPNSVGILQELALHRGWRLPEYSGVTESGPPHKREFTVTCRLESLSEKAVGNSKKVAKKAAAEKMFAKLQTLSGCSEITWMPTPSVRFENLKNSSSEKMCLLRRNPLSIPNTDYIQMMLELSKEQGFEVTYFDIDELTVNGQYQCLAELSTSPVTVCHGTGISCSNAHNDAAHSALQYIKIMASSK is encoded by the exons aTGTCGCAAGAGGGATTTCAGTCAGACGCTGTGAAAACCACCGAGGACTCCGG CTTGAACCCAGTGGAAACGCAGAGGAGCATCCCCGGGAAAACACCGATACAGATCCTGCACGAATATGGCACCAAAACGGGAAGTCTTCCTGTGTATGCGATGGACAAGGCCGAGGGAGAAGCTCACCAGCCCAGCTTCGTCTTCAGCGTGAAGATCGGAGATGTGAGCGGCACAG GTCAAGGTTCGAGTAAAAAGTCTGCTAAACACCAGGCCGCAGAGGCTGCCCTGAGTATTCTGCAAAAAGACAATGCAGCAGT GATAATTTCTGCGAAGTCTGAGATTAATGGTGTCGCAGCAGAAACTCCCAATCCTCCAAACTCAGTGGGGATACTGCAG GAGCTAGCGTTGCACCGAGGATGGCGTCTACCTGAATACTCGGGTGTAACGGAGTCTGGTCCACCACACAAGAGAGAGTTCACTGTGACCTGTCGGCTGGAGTCCCTGTCAGAGAAAG CTGTAGGAAATTCAAAAAAGGTGGCGAAAAAGGCAGCTGCGGAAAAAATGTTTGCAAAGCTCCAAACTCTGTCAGGCTGTTCTGAAATCACATGG ATGCCTACACCTAGTGTCCGATTTGAGAACTTGAAGAACTCCTCATCAGAGAAGATGTGTTTACTGAGAAGAAACCCTCTGAGCATACCTAACACCGATTACATCCAGATGATGTTAGAGCTGTCCAAAGAGCAAGGCTTTGAGGTCACGTACTTCGATATTG ATGAGCTGACGGTGAACGGCCAGTACCAGTGTCTGGCAGAGCTGTCCACGTCCCCGGTCACCGTCTGCCACGGCACGGGCATCTCCTGTAGCAACGCCCACAACGACGCGGCCCACAGCGCCCTCCAGTACATCAAGATCATGGCCTCCTCCAAGTAA